A single window of Sphingobacterium sp. ML3W DNA harbors:
- a CDS encoding DUF5694 domain-containing protein: MTKLTLIINFVLLSTMILAQEKLNVKFKDAIPVLNLGTFHMGETTDASKVEFDEHNEDNVKEIHEIAKKLAAFKPTILIVESLLKNQDNLEQSYQKYLHQPDMKFERPDEIELLAFEIGRLAGTQRIYGIDYKEEYNYDLFNSLKNKVDATTFPAYYKMMQNHETEYIEKLGRKPTIQDMLIGTNQPEYLDFLINANADLLTYVSTKGKAEGADEAAKFYHRNLVIFSNLNQIEVTENDRIFILMGATHTAFLKELMKRSPKYILYDVFDYLKD; this comes from the coding sequence ATGACCAAGCTAACGCTAATAATCAACTTTGTGCTATTGTCAACAATGATTTTAGCACAGGAAAAATTGAATGTAAAATTTAAAGATGCTATACCTGTTCTTAATTTGGGGACTTTCCATATGGGGGAAACTACGGATGCAAGCAAAGTTGAATTTGATGAGCATAACGAGGATAATGTTAAAGAAATCCATGAGATAGCAAAGAAATTGGCTGCTTTTAAACCTACAATTCTTATTGTCGAATCACTTTTGAAAAATCAGGATAATTTGGAGCAATCGTACCAGAAGTATCTTCATCAACCTGATATGAAATTTGAGAGACCTGACGAAATTGAATTGTTAGCATTTGAAATAGGTCGATTGGCAGGAACGCAACGCATCTATGGCATAGATTATAAAGAAGAATACAATTACGATCTGTTTAATTCTTTAAAAAATAAGGTGGACGCAACAACTTTCCCAGCTTATTATAAAATGATGCAAAATCATGAGACAGAGTATATTGAAAAACTAGGTAGAAAACCGACTATTCAGGATATGTTGATAGGAACTAACCAGCCTGAATATTTGGATTTCCTAATCAATGCCAATGCAGATCTGCTTACCTATGTCTCGACCAAAGGTAAGGCTGAGGGGGCGGATGAGGCCGCCAAGTTTTACCATCGAAATTTAGTTATTTTTTCCAATCTGAATCAAATTGAAGTAACTGAAAACGATCGAATATTCATTTTAATGGGAGCTACGCACACGGCATTTCTAAAAGAATTGATGAAAAGAAGCCCTAAATATATTTTGTATGATGTTTTTGATTATTTAAAGGATTAG